One stretch of Cololabis saira isolate AMF1-May2022 chromosome 15, fColSai1.1, whole genome shotgun sequence DNA includes these proteins:
- the LOC133460596 gene encoding thyrotropin-releasing hormone receptor-like: MENLTAAPGRNVTLGTWTDYSLQYKVVSTALLLVTCASGIVGNVMVILVVLTTRHMRTPTNCYLVSLAAADLMVLTAAGVPAIADSLFATWVFGRYACAGITYCQYLGINASSCSITAFTVERYIAICHPMRAQFLCTLARAKRIIAAVWACTSAYCVMWLYLSDLQQLRYDHGVTVVACGYRVPRRLYLPVYFVDFGVFFVVPLLLAAVLYGLIARILFLSALPSDPADPRRSRGDARHGSSTAASRRQVTKMLAVVVVLFAVLWMPYRTLVVVNSFLDRAYLDAWFLLFCRTCVYLNSAINPLIYNAMSQKFRAAFRRLICGCRRRRRGDAPAACSVALTYSAVKDSSLVESTDHFPTELEELAASEQLLADPQGASSDSCGFVKVDFSAA, encoded by the exons ATGGAGAACCTGACGGCGGCTCCGGGGCGGAACGTCACGCTGGGGACGTGGACGGACTACAGCCTGCAGTACAAGGTGGTGAGCACCGCGCTGCTGCTCGTGACGTGCGCGTCGGGCATCGTGGGGAACGTGATGGTGATCCTGGTGGTGCTCACCACGCGCCACATGCGCACCCCCACCAACTGCTACCTGGTGAGCCTGGCGGCGGCAGACCTGATGGTGCTGACGGCCGCGGGCGTGCCCGCCATCGCCGACAGCCTCTTCGCCACGTGGGTGTTCGGCCGGTACGCGTGCGCGGGCATCACGTACTGCCAGTACCTGGGCATCAACGCGTCCTCCTGCTCCATCACCGCCTTCACCGTGGAGCGCTACATCGCCATCTGCCACCCCATGCGCGCGCAGTTCCTGTGCACGCTGGCGCGCGCCAAGCGCATCATCGCGGCGGTGTGGGCGTGCACGTCCGCGTACTGCGTCATGTGGCTGTACCTGTcggacctgcagcagctgcgctACGACCACGGCGTGACCGTGGTGGCGTGCGGCTACCGGGTGCCGCGCAGGCTCTACCTGCCCGTGTACTTCGTGGACTTCGGCGTGTTCTTCGTGGTTCCGCTGCTGCTGGCGGCGGTTCTGTACGGCCTGATCGCGCGCATCCTGTTCCTGAGCGCGCTCCCGTCCGACCCCGCGGACCCGCGGAggagccgcggggacgcgcgccACGGCAGCTCCACGGCCGCGTCGCGCAGACAG GTGACCAAGATGCTGgcggtggtggtggtgctgttCGCCGTGCTCTGGATGCCGTACCGGACGCTGGTGGTGGTCAACTCCTTCCTGGACCGGGCCTACCTGGACGCCTGGTTCCTGCTCTTCTGCCGCACCTGCGTCTACCTCAACAGCGCCATCAACCCGCTCATCTACAACGCCATGTCGCAGAAGTTCCGGGCCGCCTTCCGCCGGTTGATCTGCGGCTGCCGGCGGCGCCGGCGCGGCGACGCACCCGCCGCCTGCAGCGTGGCGCTCACCTACAGCGCCGTCAAGGACTCGTCCCTGGTGGAGAGCACCGACCACTTCCCCACcgagctggaggagctggccGCCTCGGAGCAGCTGCTGGCGGACCCCCAGGGCGCGTCCTCGGACTCCTGCGGGTTCGTGAAGGTGGACTTCAGTGCTGCCTGA